A window of the Gossypium hirsutum isolate 1008001.06 chromosome A05, Gossypium_hirsutum_v2.1, whole genome shotgun sequence genome harbors these coding sequences:
- the LOC107938229 gene encoding uncharacterized protein isoform X1 yields MSSHHLSEIDSTTDSVASSPRSEHLAPNDAHTRVRFMCSFGGKILPRPHDNQLCYMGGDTRIVAVHRSTSFSAFLTKLSKLSGIVNVSVKYQLPNEDLDALISVTTDEDLENMMEEYDRLAQNHNPRLARLRVFLFSKGDDDSRPSSINSLMDGSVNREHWFFDALNSGLERGRSEASSVVSEVPDYLIGMENSDEGQPRDPKLRTRQLLHEDVSVSDTGSPAPDVSSPFCSTSSAPTVPSMPHLPPVKTRPDKAEQVMESKQSQTECFLEQPILHPTAYSGNPMWHYVSDSHYSAPPVQQIPVYYVPGPAQSANVQLQPVQIQTQCVQQYPVPAGQIPIGYHQPAPGVGQAYRPVTSLDPYDPALRVVPDGVNQPVYYGVRGSGPVPVYPGMAPQGGEELARSGLDMTPGRAPHSGQYFDLKLDCV; encoded by the exons ATGTCATCGCACCACCTCTCTGAGATAGACTCCACCACAGATTCCGTCGCGTCCTCTCCACGCTCCGAACACCTTGCTCCGAACGATGCCCATACACGTGTACGGTTCATGTGCAGTTTCGGCGGCAAAATTCTACCTCGTCCGCACGATAATCAGCTCTGTTACATGGGCGGTGATACGCGCATCGTCGCCGTCCATCGCTCCACATCCTTCTCAGCATTCCTCACCAAGCTCTCCAAACTCTCAG GAATTGTCAACGTGAGTGTTAAGTATCAGCTTCCAAACGAGGATCTTGACGCGTTGATTTCAGTGACTACCGACGAAGATCTCGAGAACATGATGGAAGAATATGACCGGTTAGCTCAGAATCACAACCCTCGGCTAGCTAGGCTTCGTGTTTTTCTCTTCTCCAAAGGCGATGATGACTCACGACCCAGTAGCATCAACTCACTCATGGACGGCTCGGTTAATCGTGAACACTGGTTCTTCGATGCACTGAATTCTGGCCTGGAACGTGGCCGTTCCGAGGCGTCCTCGGTCGTGTCCGAAGTTCCCGATTATTTAATTGGGATGGAGAATTCCGACGAGGGCCAACCTCGTGACCCGAAATTAAGGACACGTCAGCTTTTGCATGAGGACGTCTCGGTTTCGGACACGGGTTCTCCTGCCCCGGATGTTTCTTCTCCCTTTTGTTCGACGTCATCAGCTCCTACTGTACCTTCTATGCCCCATCTCCCACCCGTTAAGACTAGACCCGACAAAGCCGAACAGGTTATGGAGTCAAAGCAGAGCCAAACAGAGTGTTTTTTGGAGCAACCCATTTTGCACCCAACCGCATATTCGGGTAATCCTATGTGGCATTATGTTTCAGATTCTCATTATTCTGCTCCTCCTGTACAGCAAATTCCCGTTTATTATGTTCCGGGTCCTGCTCAATCCGCAAATGTTCAACTTCAACCCGTTCAAATCCAGACACAGTGCGTTCAGCAGTATCCAGTTCCCGCGGGCCAAATTCCAATTGGGTATCACCAGCCGGCTCCTGGTGTCGGTCAAGCATACAGGCCAGTTACATCCTTGGATCCTTACGACCCGGCATTAAGAGTGGTTCCTGATGGTGTGAATCAACCAGTATATTATGGAGTTAGAGGTTCGGGTCCGGTTCCAGTTTACCCTGGAATGGCTCCCCAGGGTGGAGAGGAATTGGCTAGAAGTGGATTGGATATGACACCGGGTCGGGCCCCCCACTCAGGACA GTATTTTGATTTAAAGCTGGATTGCGTATGA
- the LOC107938229 gene encoding uncharacterized protein isoform X2, with product MSSHHLSEIDSTTDSVASSPRSEHLAPNDAHTRVRFMCSFGGKILPRPHDNQLCYMGGDTRIVAVHRSTSFSAFLTKLSKLSGIVNVSVKYQLPNEDLDALISVTTDEDLENMMEEYDRLAQNHNPRLARLRVFLFSKGDDDSRPSSINSLMDGSVNREHWFFDALNSGLERGRSEASSVVSEVPDYLIGMENSDEGQPRDPKLRTRQLLHEDVSVSDTGSPAPDVSSPFCSTSSAPTVPSMPHLPPVKTRPDKAEQVMESKQSQTECFLEQPILHPTAYSGNPMWHYVSDSHYSAPPVQQIPVYYVPGPAQSANVQLQPVQIQTQCVQQYPVPAGQIPIGYHQPAPGVGQAYRPVTSLDPYDPALRVVPDGVNQPVYYGVRGSGPVPVYPGMAPQGGEELARSGLDMTPGRAPHSGQ from the exons ATGTCATCGCACCACCTCTCTGAGATAGACTCCACCACAGATTCCGTCGCGTCCTCTCCACGCTCCGAACACCTTGCTCCGAACGATGCCCATACACGTGTACGGTTCATGTGCAGTTTCGGCGGCAAAATTCTACCTCGTCCGCACGATAATCAGCTCTGTTACATGGGCGGTGATACGCGCATCGTCGCCGTCCATCGCTCCACATCCTTCTCAGCATTCCTCACCAAGCTCTCCAAACTCTCAG GAATTGTCAACGTGAGTGTTAAGTATCAGCTTCCAAACGAGGATCTTGACGCGTTGATTTCAGTGACTACCGACGAAGATCTCGAGAACATGATGGAAGAATATGACCGGTTAGCTCAGAATCACAACCCTCGGCTAGCTAGGCTTCGTGTTTTTCTCTTCTCCAAAGGCGATGATGACTCACGACCCAGTAGCATCAACTCACTCATGGACGGCTCGGTTAATCGTGAACACTGGTTCTTCGATGCACTGAATTCTGGCCTGGAACGTGGCCGTTCCGAGGCGTCCTCGGTCGTGTCCGAAGTTCCCGATTATTTAATTGGGATGGAGAATTCCGACGAGGGCCAACCTCGTGACCCGAAATTAAGGACACGTCAGCTTTTGCATGAGGACGTCTCGGTTTCGGACACGGGTTCTCCTGCCCCGGATGTTTCTTCTCCCTTTTGTTCGACGTCATCAGCTCCTACTGTACCTTCTATGCCCCATCTCCCACCCGTTAAGACTAGACCCGACAAAGCCGAACAGGTTATGGAGTCAAAGCAGAGCCAAACAGAGTGTTTTTTGGAGCAACCCATTTTGCACCCAACCGCATATTCGGGTAATCCTATGTGGCATTATGTTTCAGATTCTCATTATTCTGCTCCTCCTGTACAGCAAATTCCCGTTTATTATGTTCCGGGTCCTGCTCAATCCGCAAATGTTCAACTTCAACCCGTTCAAATCCAGACACAGTGCGTTCAGCAGTATCCAGTTCCCGCGGGCCAAATTCCAATTGGGTATCACCAGCCGGCTCCTGGTGTCGGTCAAGCATACAGGCCAGTTACATCCTTGGATCCTTACGACCCGGCATTAAGAGTGGTTCCTGATGGTGTGAATCAACCAGTATATTATGGAGTTAGAGGTTCGGGTCCGGTTCCAGTTTACCCTGGAATGGCTCCCCAGGGTGGAGAGGAATTGGCTAGAAGTGGATTGGATATGACACCGGGTCGGGCCCCCCACTCAGGACAGTAA